The Desulfuromonas sp. genome includes a region encoding these proteins:
- a CDS encoding ADP-ribosylation factor-like protein: MSFINYASREINCKIVYYGPGLCGKTTNLQTVYNKTAPEAKGKMISLATETERTLFFDFLPLALGEIRGFKTRFHLYTVPGQVFYDASRKLILKGVDGVVFVADSQEERLDANIESMENLKDNLEEQGYQLEKLPFVMQYNKRDLPNVSSLEELRSLLNPDEVPEFEACAMSGEGVFETLKAVAKLILVELKKGSS, encoded by the coding sequence ATGTCCTTCATTAACTACGCCTCGCGCGAGATCAACTGCAAGATCGTCTACTACGGCCCCGGCCTCTGTGGCAAGACGACCAACCTGCAGACCGTCTACAACAAGACCGCACCGGAGGCCAAAGGGAAGATGATCTCCCTGGCGACCGAGACGGAGCGGACCCTTTTCTTCGACTTTCTTCCCCTGGCCCTCGGCGAGATCCGCGGGTTCAAGACGCGTTTCCACCTCTACACGGTCCCCGGCCAGGTCTTCTACGATGCCTCCCGCAAGCTGATCCTCAAGGGCGTCGACGGAGTTGTTTTCGTCGCCGACTCGCAGGAAGAGCGGCTCGACGCCAATATCGAGAGCATGGAGAATCTCAAGGACAACCTCGAGGAGCAGGGCTACCAACTCGAGAAACTTCCCTTCGTCATGCAATACAACAAGCGCGATCTGCCCAACGTATCCTCGCTGGAGGAGTTGCGCAGTCTGCTCAATCCCGACGAGGTTCCCGAATTCGAGGCCTGCGCAATGAGCGGCGAGGGGGTGTTCGAAACCCTCAAAGCCGTGGCTAAGCTGATCCTCGTAGAACTCAAGAAGGGGTCGTCTTAG
- a CDS encoding roadblock/LC7 domain-containing protein gives MFGSQSSLVMYDEEFQKISAVLAKLLRESNAKVIFLVDKNGQLIASAGESKHLDTTSLASLTAGNIAATGGLAKLIGEKEFSILFHEGEKDNIHISLVASRVILVVIFDERSSLGLVRLRVKKASDELGTIFDELNRKSEQVGQTGGPPSPFAEITDDDIDNLFR, from the coding sequence ATGTTCGGTTCGCAGTCGTCCCTCGTCATGTACGATGAGGAATTCCAGAAGATCAGTGCCGTGCTGGCGAAACTGCTGCGGGAGTCCAACGCCAAGGTTATCTTCCTGGTGGACAAGAACGGCCAGTTGATCGCTTCAGCCGGGGAGAGCAAGCACCTGGACACCACCAGCCTCGCCTCCCTCACCGCGGGGAATATCGCAGCGACCGGCGGGCTGGCCAAGCTGATCGGCGAGAAGGAGTTCTCCATCCTCTTTCACGAAGGGGAGAAGGACAATATCCACATCTCCCTCGTCGCCAGCCGGGTGATTCTGGTGGTGATTTTCGACGAGCGCAGCTCCCTCGGCTTGGTCCGCCTGCGGGTCAAGAAGGCCAGCGACGAGTTGGGAACGATCTTTGACGAGTTGAACCGAAAGTCCGAGCAGGTCGGGCAAACCGGTGGCCCGCCGAGCCCCTTCGCCGAGATCACCGACGACGATATCGACAATCTGTTCAGGTAA